In Hippoglossus stenolepis isolate QCI-W04-F060 chromosome 21, HSTE1.2, whole genome shotgun sequence, one DNA window encodes the following:
- the anks3 gene encoding ankyrin repeat and SAM domain-containing protein 3 isoform X1, whose protein sequence is MSELSDEASESEQLGVSLSLWLGESLVRPEELDVPLDLHTACSIGQYDVVAECIKKREVNLDGKNIGGWTPLMYAAYIGHDNIANLLLEAGVNVNATTAKGLNPLMLAASCGNESIAYFLLQHGAELELKDSLGWTALLHCTSTGHQQMVKFLLDNKADANVKEPGSGFTPLMEAAASGHEIILQYLLDHKVKVDDRNAKGETARAIAMMYGYTKIVSLIDSRSPRSKPGHFEDLSSSEDSDSAPPRIRPSRNRAKGISIHDGPQAIAKFRVGGPSKLCEPPAVPPGYMTFRDIGEQTEGLCYRDVTSPINELDGQSSSSRDDSPFFDNDMPTMRSSSSSSEGPPHVVGLNWEGSVESNEDSDQCKKSSSRRVNKGYHSKGKGRHGISEAAHSSATGNCGIRPHVVPPPSYSGPKDLADFLEQIGFSKYLPLLVEQDIDLRIFLTLTENDLKEIGITLFGPKRKMTSGIARWHSSARPPSDALEQAYADQLEAEMQEMAIQLHKHCEEAESLQSQVSQEKELRTVMEGCLMEDKMAWRRVHTELVENHRLTQDMSATLAKARTCCAELLSGFTTDGNGSAYTGVEDKAKDDTSVKVAADGLTCSSVVEIIKKLDSYEDQLAGTLKTVQQSLRRLSAPEKVSDSWERP, encoded by the exons ATGTCTGAGCTGAGCGACGAGGCCAGTGAGTCCGAGCAGCTGGGGGTCAGCCTCTCCCTGTGGCTAGGAGAGTCCCTGGTGCGACCCGAGGAGCTGGACGTGCCCCTGGACCTCCACACCGCCTGCTCCATCGGCCAGTACGACGTGGTGGCAGAGTGCATCAAGAA ACGTGAGGTGAATCTGGACGGCAAGAACATTGGAGGATGGACCCCGCTCATGTATGCAGCGTACATCGGACACGACAACATCGCGAATCTCCTGCTGGAGGCCGGCGTGAACGTCAACGCCACCACTGCCAAAGGTCTAAACCCACTGATGCTGGCAGCCAGCTGTGGCAATGAAAGCATCGCATACTTCCTGCTTCAG CATGGTGCGGAGTTGGAGCTGAAGGACTCTCTGGGCTGGACGGCGCTGTTACACTGCACGAGCACCGGCCACCAGCAGATGGTCAAGTTCCTGCTGGACAACAAGGCTGACGCCAATGTCAA GGAGCCAGGGTCTGGTTTCACTCCCCTGATGGAGGCTGCTGCTTCTGGACATGAGATTATACTTCAGTACCTGCTTGATCAC AAAGTTAAAGTAGATGACCGCAATGCTAAGGGAGAGACTGCCCGTGCCATAGCAATGATGTACGGCTACACCAAGATCGTCAGCCTCATTGACTCACGTTCTCCAAGAAGCAAACCAG GACACTTTGAAGACCTGAGCTCCTCTGAAGACTCCGACAGTGCACCCCCGAGGATAAGGCCCAGTCGAAACCGAGCCAAAGGCATTAGCATCCACGATGGGCCCCAGGCCATCGCCAAGTTTCGAGTAGGAGGCCCCAGCAAACTGTGTG AGCCTCCTGCTGTGCCGCCAGGCTACATGACCTTCCGTGATATTGGTGAACAGACTGAGGGCCTCTGCTACCGGGACGTTACCTCGCCTATCAATGAGCTGGAcggccagagcagcagcagcagag ATGATAGTCCATTCTTTGACAATGACATGCCCACCATGAggagcagcagtagcagcagtgaAGGCCCGCCTCACGTGGTCGGCCTCAACTGGGAAGGCTCTGTGGAAAGTAACGAG GACTCCGACCAATGCAAAAAGAGCAGCTCTCGTCGAGTAAATAAGGGCTATCACTCAAAAGGCAAGGGTCGCCATGGAATCAGCGAGGCAGCTCACTCCAGTGCTACAGGGAACTGTGGGATCCGCCCGCATGTTGTTCCTCCACCTTCCTACTCTGGTCCAAAG GATCTGGCCGATTTCTTGGAGCAAATCGGCTTCTCCAAGTATCTCCCATTACTTGTGGAGCAAGACATTGATCTGCGGATATTTCTCACCCTGACTGAAAATGATCTCAAAGAAATAGGAATCAC ATTGTTTGGACCCAAGCGTAAGATGACCTCGGGTATTGCAAGGTGGCACAGCAGCGCTCGCCCCCCCAGTGATGCTCTGGAACAGGCTTATGCTGACCAACTTGAGGCTGAGATGCAGGAGATGGCCATTCAACTACACAAG CACTGCGAGGAGGCGGAGAGCCTGCAGAGCCAGGTGTCTCAGGAGAAGGAGCTGCGCACTGTGATGGAGGGATGCCTGATGGAGGACAAGATGGCCTGGAGGAGGGTCCATACTGAGCTGGTGGAGAACCACCGGCTGACTCAGGACATGAGCGCCACACTAGCCAAGGCTAGGACCTGCTGTGCTGAACTGCTCTCTGGCTTTACTACTGATGGCAATGGCAGCGCTTATACTGGTGTGGAAGATAAAGCAAAGGATGATACCAGTGTTAAAG TAGCTGCGGACGGCCTGACATGCTCCAGTGTTGTCGAGATAATCAAGAAGCTGGATTCCTATGAAGATCAGCTTG CAGGGACCCTGAAAACCGTGCAGCAGAGCCTGAGGCGACTGAGTGCCCCGGAAAAAGTGTCCGATAGCTGGGAACGGCCTTAA
- the anks3 gene encoding ankyrin repeat and SAM domain-containing protein 3 isoform X2, translating into MSELSDEASESEQLGVSLSLWLGESLVRPEELDVPLDLHTACSIGQYDVVAECIKKREVNLDGKNIGGWTPLMYAAYIGHDNIANLLLEAGVNVNATTAKGLNPLMLAASCGNESIAYFLLQHGAELELKDSLGWTALLHCTSTGHQQMVKFLLDNKADANVKEPGSGFTPLMEAAASGHEIILQYLLDHKVKVDDRNAKGETARAIAMMYGYTKIVSLIDSRSPRSKPGHFEDLSSSEDSDSAPPRIRPSRNRAKGISIHDGPQAIAKFRVGGPSKLCEPPAVPPGYMTFRDIGEQTEGLCYRDVTSPINELDGQSSSSRDDSPFFDNDMPTMRSSSSSSEGPPHVVGLNWEGSVESNEDSDQCKKSSSRRVNKGYHSKGKGRHGISEAAHSSATGNCGIRPHVVPPPSYSGPKDLADFLEQIGFSKYLPLLVEQDIDLRIFLTLTENDLKEIGITLFGPKRKMTSGIARWHSSARPPSDALEQAYADQLEAEMQEMAIQLHKHCEEAESLQSQVSQEKELRTVMEGCLMEDKMAWRRVHTELVENHRLTQDMSATLAKARTCCAELLSGFTTDGNGSAYTGVEDKAKDDTSVKAADGLTCSSVVEIIKKLDSYEDQLAGTLKTVQQSLRRLSAPEKVSDSWERP; encoded by the exons ATGTCTGAGCTGAGCGACGAGGCCAGTGAGTCCGAGCAGCTGGGGGTCAGCCTCTCCCTGTGGCTAGGAGAGTCCCTGGTGCGACCCGAGGAGCTGGACGTGCCCCTGGACCTCCACACCGCCTGCTCCATCGGCCAGTACGACGTGGTGGCAGAGTGCATCAAGAA ACGTGAGGTGAATCTGGACGGCAAGAACATTGGAGGATGGACCCCGCTCATGTATGCAGCGTACATCGGACACGACAACATCGCGAATCTCCTGCTGGAGGCCGGCGTGAACGTCAACGCCACCACTGCCAAAGGTCTAAACCCACTGATGCTGGCAGCCAGCTGTGGCAATGAAAGCATCGCATACTTCCTGCTTCAG CATGGTGCGGAGTTGGAGCTGAAGGACTCTCTGGGCTGGACGGCGCTGTTACACTGCACGAGCACCGGCCACCAGCAGATGGTCAAGTTCCTGCTGGACAACAAGGCTGACGCCAATGTCAA GGAGCCAGGGTCTGGTTTCACTCCCCTGATGGAGGCTGCTGCTTCTGGACATGAGATTATACTTCAGTACCTGCTTGATCAC AAAGTTAAAGTAGATGACCGCAATGCTAAGGGAGAGACTGCCCGTGCCATAGCAATGATGTACGGCTACACCAAGATCGTCAGCCTCATTGACTCACGTTCTCCAAGAAGCAAACCAG GACACTTTGAAGACCTGAGCTCCTCTGAAGACTCCGACAGTGCACCCCCGAGGATAAGGCCCAGTCGAAACCGAGCCAAAGGCATTAGCATCCACGATGGGCCCCAGGCCATCGCCAAGTTTCGAGTAGGAGGCCCCAGCAAACTGTGTG AGCCTCCTGCTGTGCCGCCAGGCTACATGACCTTCCGTGATATTGGTGAACAGACTGAGGGCCTCTGCTACCGGGACGTTACCTCGCCTATCAATGAGCTGGAcggccagagcagcagcagcagag ATGATAGTCCATTCTTTGACAATGACATGCCCACCATGAggagcagcagtagcagcagtgaAGGCCCGCCTCACGTGGTCGGCCTCAACTGGGAAGGCTCTGTGGAAAGTAACGAG GACTCCGACCAATGCAAAAAGAGCAGCTCTCGTCGAGTAAATAAGGGCTATCACTCAAAAGGCAAGGGTCGCCATGGAATCAGCGAGGCAGCTCACTCCAGTGCTACAGGGAACTGTGGGATCCGCCCGCATGTTGTTCCTCCACCTTCCTACTCTGGTCCAAAG GATCTGGCCGATTTCTTGGAGCAAATCGGCTTCTCCAAGTATCTCCCATTACTTGTGGAGCAAGACATTGATCTGCGGATATTTCTCACCCTGACTGAAAATGATCTCAAAGAAATAGGAATCAC ATTGTTTGGACCCAAGCGTAAGATGACCTCGGGTATTGCAAGGTGGCACAGCAGCGCTCGCCCCCCCAGTGATGCTCTGGAACAGGCTTATGCTGACCAACTTGAGGCTGAGATGCAGGAGATGGCCATTCAACTACACAAG CACTGCGAGGAGGCGGAGAGCCTGCAGAGCCAGGTGTCTCAGGAGAAGGAGCTGCGCACTGTGATGGAGGGATGCCTGATGGAGGACAAGATGGCCTGGAGGAGGGTCCATACTGAGCTGGTGGAGAACCACCGGCTGACTCAGGACATGAGCGCCACACTAGCCAAGGCTAGGACCTGCTGTGCTGAACTGCTCTCTGGCTTTACTACTGATGGCAATGGCAGCGCTTATACTGGTGTGGAAGATAAAGCAAAGGATGATACCAGTGTTAAAG CTGCGGACGGCCTGACATGCTCCAGTGTTGTCGAGATAATCAAGAAGCTGGATTCCTATGAAGATCAGCTTG CAGGGACCCTGAAAACCGTGCAGCAGAGCCTGAGGCGACTGAGTGCCCCGGAAAAAGTGTCCGATAGCTGGGAACGGCCTTAA